The genomic stretch ATGTCACATCTGCGCCAAAACGTGATTACTAAAGACTGGGTGATTTTTGCTACGGAGAGAGCTAAGCGCCCCCATGAGTTTGCGCGATCGCTAGATGAAATCCCCCCCGACTTACCCACCTACAAGCATAATTGTCCCTTTTGTCGGGGGAATGAAAATACGGCGGAACCTGAATATTTGCGTATAGAAGACGAGCATGGCTGGCGAATCAGGATTATTCCGAATAAATATCCTGCCTTGTCGCCAATAGGCGATCGCATCCGCCATAGCGAGGGAATTCATCGTGCTATTACAGGTGTAGGCTACCACGAAGTTTTGATCGAGCATCCCGATCATAATGCGACGATCGCGCTCATGCAGCTTGATGATGTGATTAATATTTTCAAAGCCTATCGCCAGCGCTATAAAGAGATTCGACAAGACAATCGCATTGAAAGCATCATTATCTTTAAAAATCATGGCGAAAGTGCTGGTACTTCCCTCGAACATCCCCATTCGCAAATCACCGCTACCCCTGTAGTTCCTTCACAAATTCGTTATCGCCTAATCGAAGCAACTAACTATTTTGATGATATCGGTGAATGTTTATTTTGCCATACTCTTAGAGATGAGCTAGCTGCTAAGGAGCGGATTGTTTTTGAAACAGAACATTTTGTCACTTTCATGCCCTATGCAGCTCTATCTCCTTTCCATATGTGGATATTTCCTCGCCGCCATAGTTCTTGCTTTAGCGAAACGAACGATGTTGAGCTTGCCGATCTTGCCTATAATCTCAAAACAGTTCTCGCTAAACTTTATTATGGGCTCAATAATCCTGCCTACAATTACACAATTCGCTCAATGCCAACGGACGAGAAACAGTCTGATTACTTCCATTGGTATTTAGCGATCGTGCCACGGGTTTCTAAGGCGGCGGGCTTTGAACTAGGCAGTGGCATGTATATTAATACAGCCATGCCTGAGGATAGCGCCAAGTTCCTACGAGAAGTACAAATTCCTTAGAGCGTGTTTGAGAAGTTTTTACCCCCTCTAACTCCCCCTTGGAAGGGGGAGAACTTAGACTTCCCCCCTTGGAAGGGGGGATTGAGGGGGGTAAAAGCAGAAATTTATTACTTCTCAAACACGCTCTTAATAGCAAAAATGGGTTGTGGAAGCGCACCCCGAAGGGGTGCGCTTCCACAACCTACAAATGATTTAGGATTGCTATCTGGGCTAGGTACAGTAGCGATCGCGTCCCTGTTGTTTTGCTTTGTACAAGGCCTGATCTGCTTGCTCAATTAATCTATTTGCTTGACCTTCTATCGTAGGCATCATTGAGGCAATTCCGAGGCTAATTGTGACAATTGAACTCACACTAGACTGCTGATGGGGAATTGCTAAATCCTGAACAATCTGCTGCATTCTTTGGGCTACGGAGATAGCTCCATCTAAATCCGTACTAGGAAGCAGTACCACAAATTCCTCACCACCATAGCGAGCCACCAGATCACCAGCCCGATCAATTGCTTTGGAGATAGACTGGGCGACCCTCTCTAGGCAATCATCCCCCGCGAGATGCCCATAGTAGTCGTTATAGAACTTAAAGAAATCAAGATCAAAGATAATTAACGAAAGCAATTGTTGTTTTCGGGCTAGTCGATTCCATTCTTCTTGGAGTCGAATATCAAAGCATCGACGGTTTGCGACCTTAGTTAATCCATCAATATTTACTAAGGATTCGAGTTTTTGATTCGATTCTTGCAGCGCAAGTTCTATTTTCTTCCGTGCAGTAATATCGCGCACGGTAACTGCTAGCCCGTCATCTAACTTGACGGATGCAAATTGATACCAGTAAGAATCCCCCCAAGGATAATAAAAATCTTGTTCTAAAGGTTGTCCTGTTTCCACAACTTGAACAAAGCGATCGAACAAATCTGGCTCAATATTATTAAGGAACTTTCTCGATACTAATTTCCCAATTAGTTCTTCTTGATTGGCATTAAAGGCTCTGACAATAATGGGATTAATCATTAAGCAACGGAAACTTTCAATGTGAGCAGTCGTAGGTTCACGTATTGACTTTAGAGCCACAATGCCATCAAGAGAACTATTTAAAATCCCGCTAAGGATATTTTCTATTTCCCTCCGTTTATTGATCTCATCCTGTAATTTGATAGTTCGATCTTCTACACGCCTTTCTAAATCGGAATTCAGTGATTCTAATTCAGTGTAGGCTTTATATGATCGTAAAGCCGTAATAATCGCTGTAAACAGCTTTTGGGAGGTAAATTCTGTTTTAGTTTTGTAATCATCAATATCATAATCGACAATCACCTGTCTTTCGGGTGCTTGTCCCGGTTGCCCCGTCCGTAAAATAATCCGAATTGCTCGATTCTGAAGGGTTTCGCGGATATACTTAGCAGTAATTAATCCCGCATCGTCAGATTCCATAATGACATCGAGCAATGTAACTGCAATGTCAGGATGTTTTTTCATGATCTGGCGTGCATCCGTTCCAGAATAAGCACTAAGAAACTTAAGACTCTTGTTGTCAAAACTAAAATCTTCTAATGCAAGTCTAGTGATGTTATGAATTTCTACTTCGTCATCAACGATTAGAACTTTCCAAGACTCTAGACTTTCAGACAATGTTTGATCAACTTCATCAGCAAATTCCAATTCATCTGCAATTATTAACTCATCATCAACCATTGAGAACATGAAGTATCTATAACTCTATAGAATTATACAGCTTCCCCAGAGAAATAGTTGACACTAAGACTGCGATTTAATAAGGAAGCAAATTTTTGTGACGTGGCGAAGCCACGTCACAAAAATTTGCTTCCTTATTTTCCTGTATATCCCTTATGAAGTGGTAAATGGACTGCAAAGCAACTACCTTGACCAATCTCGCTGCTGAAACTGACATAGCCGCCGTGGAGTTCTATAAGTTGCTGCACTAGTGCTAGCCCTAACCCTGTACCTTCATATTTGCGTGTGAGCCCTCCATCAATCTGAGTAAATGGCTGAAATATCTGGGCTTGATGGTGAGGAGCAATCCCAATACCTGTATCAGTAACTAAAAACTGAATCCAAGGATCAGAATCCTGCTCATTTTCTATTTTCACATCTAGACTGACCTTGCCTCCCGCTGGTGTAAATTTAATGGCGTTATCTAACAAATGGACTAATACCTGTCTTAATCGTTGCTCATCCACAGCGATCGTTGTTAAATGAGCCACTAGGCTCATCTTAAGTTGAATTTGTTTTTCCAGAGCCTTGTGTTTAACGAACTTGAGGCTAGAGCTGCACAAATCAGCGATCGCTACGGTTGTGATATCTAGATTGAGCATGCCTGCCATGATTTTGGAGGCATCCATCATGTCGTTAATCAATTTCAGTAAATCCTTACTGCTACTTTTAATGATTTCGAGCGCTTCCTCTTGGTTAGAATTGATTGTGCCAAAAAACTCTCCAAGTAAACATTCTGTCATTCCTAAGATCGCGTTGAGGGGGGTGCGCAACTCATGATTCATTGTGGAGAGAAATTCATCTTTTAGTTTAGTAGATTGAATGAGTGCTGCATTAGCATGTTCTAAATTGGCATTCAATGATACTAGTAGGGTATGTGCTCGCAAAGATGTGACAATTGTTGTAAATAGCTTTTGGGAGGTCAGTTCTGTTTTTGTCTTGTAATCATCGATGTCATACTCGACGACTACTTTTTGTTCGGGTACTCGTCCCGGTTGACCTGTTCGCAAAATAATTCTGATTGCTCGATTTTGAAGGGTTTCACGGATATACTTGACGGTAATTAAACCTGCATCATCGGATTCCATAATCACATCGAGCAGAGCAATCGCAATGTCAGGATGCTCTAACATAATCTGGCGAGCTTCTATCCCAGAGTAAGCACTGAGGAACTTGAGACTCTTGTTATGGAAGCTGAAATCTTCTAAAGCCAGTCTGGTGATCGTATGAACTTCTACTTCGTCATCAACAATTAGAACCTTCCAAGTCCCTAGACTTGGTGACGAAACTTGATCCATTTCATCAGCAAATTCTAATTCATCCACGATTGGTAGCTCATTATCGGCCATTGAGAAAATGAAGTATCTATAAAACTATGTAGAATTATACAGCTTACCTAGAGAATTACTCTAAACTAGTCTAAATGCTAGGGGATAGATTGCCTAAGTTCTATGCAACATCAGTTAACACTTTCTAAAATTAAATGATATAGAGGGATTTTTTCTGCCCCTTCAGAGGTAAACGGACTGTAAAACAACTTCCCTCACCAAGCTGGCTGGTGCAATCGACATAGCCCCCGTGGAGTTCTACGAGTTGATGGACTAACGCTAATCCTAATCCTGAGCCTTCATATTTGCGGGAGAGACCACCATCAATCTGGATAAATGGCTGAAATATTTTGTCGTGATCGCTAGGGGCAATACCAATACCTGTATCGGTAACTGAGAAATAAATCCAACTGCGCGAATTCTGCTCAGTTTTTAAGCTGACATCCAGCCTTACCTTACCGCCAGAGGGGGTAAATTTGATGGCATTATCGAGCAAGTTGATTAATATCTGTCTCCATCGCCGCTCATCAACTTCAATAACTTCTAAATCTGGAGATAGACTCATAGAAAGTTGAATTTGCTTTTTGAGGGCTTTGAGTTGAATAAATTCTAGACAGGAGCTACATAAATTAGCGATCGCTACAGTTGTGATATCTAGCTTGAGCATACCTGCCATAATTTTGGAGACATCAAGCATGTCAGCAATCAGTTCCAGTAAATGCTCACCACTGTTTCTAATAGTCTCGAGAGCATCCTCTTGGCTCGAATTAATTGTGCCGAATAATTCTTCATGTAAGCACTCGGTCATCCCTAGAATGGCGTTGAGTGGTGTCCGTAACTCATGGCTCATATTGGCAAGAAACTCATCTTTGAGTTTAGTAGTGCGTAAGAGTTCGGCATTAGTACGTTCTAAATTGATGTTGAGAGCTTCTAAGGTGGTATAAGCCTTGTACGATCGCAAAGCCGTAATGATCGTTGTAAATAGCTTTTGGGAAGTAAATTCTGTTTTGGTTTTGTAATCATCGATATCATAATCGACCATTGCTTGGCGTTCAGGTACTTGCCCCGGTTGACCTGTGCGGAGAATAATCCGAATTGCCCGATTTTGAAGGGTTTCACGGATATATTTAGCGGTGATCAATCCTGCATCATCAGATTCCATAATCACATCCAGTAAAGTGACAGCAATGTCAGGATTTTCATCCATGATCTGACGTGCTTCTTTACCAGAATAGGCACTGAGGAACTGGAGCTTCTTGTTATCAAAGCTGAAATCTTCTAAGGCGAGGCGCGTGATGTTATGAATTTCTACTTCATCATCAACGATCAGTACTTTCCAAGACCCTAGATCCTGTGACGATGTTTGATCAATTTCTTCTTCATCTGCAAATTCTATCAAGTCATTAATCATGAACTTCTCGCCAAATCATTGAAAACATAAAGAAACATAAATATTTACTGGGATTAGACCTAGTATTTTTGTTGAAGGGGGAGTAAAGTAATACTTCTAACCATAGGACTCACCCAATAGCCCTGTAACAAATTACAGGCTTAAAGCTTAAATACATTGTAAAGAGTTGCTTTAAAGTATTCTTTAGTCTGCTTTAGCAAACTTTTTAGCTTTGAGTCAAGAACTGTAGTTCTTGGTTTGTTAGCATAAGTCCTAAACAAAAATCCTATACTTCTCTTCCTCGCAAATTACTGTAAGTACTACATAATAATCATAGAGGAATTTGAATGATAAATTTAGTACCCACGCCAACTTGACTTTCACAGGTAATACTACCTTGGAGCTTTTGGGTTACAAGGTTATAAACAATGTGTAGACCCAAACCACTGCCTCCTTGCCCACGTTTAGTTGTATAAAACGGATCGAAAATTTTGCCAATGTTATCCGAAGAAATACCTTTACCATCATCACTAAATTCAAAGATGAGACGCTGATTTTGTTCAGAAATAACAAAGAGAATTGTCCCATTGTCATTAGGATCGTAGGCGTGGATTAAGGAATTCATCACTAAGTTAGTAGTAATTTGGGAAATCAAACCCGGAAAACTGTCAAGGATGATATTGTCGGCACAATCAATTTGCACATTGATTTTTGTCCGTTTGAGTTTTGGCTGAAGATTGAGTAAAACTTCTTCAAGGTAGGCTTTGAGATTAAACGATCGCCTTTCTTCACTAGATTGATCAACGGCGACCTGCTTAAAGCTCTGAATCAGTTCGGCAGCACGATTTAAATTGGACATAACAATCATGCTGCTTTGTTGGAGGCTATCCATAAATTTTTCGAGATCAGATCGCTTCAGTGAGCCATTTTTAATCGCATTGGTAAGACTTTGAGTTTTATCGGCAATTAGGGATGCTGCTGTGACACCAATGCCAATGGGGGTATTGATTTCGTGGGCGATACCTGCGACTAGTCCTCCTAAAGCCGCCATTTTTTCGGATTCGACTAGTTCTGTTTGGGCTGCCTTGAGGTTAGTGAGAGCTTGGGATAGCTCTTGGGTGCGATCGCTCACTAGTTGTTCTAAATTTTCGTTAAAGAGCTTAAGGTTGCTATACAAACGGGCATTATTGATGGCGATCGCTGCTTGGCTAGAGAGCAGCGTCAGGACTTTGAGGCGATCAATGGTAAATGCTTCGGTAACAAGATCATTTTCGAGATAGAGAATTCCCGCAAGTTCACCTTGATTGATTAAAGGCATACATAGTAATGATTTTGGTTGATGCAGTTGAATATAGTCATCGTTGGTAAATTTGCCTTCTTGGGTGGCATTACCCAGCACAACACTTTCTAAGGTGCGGGCAACAAAATTGACGATTGAGACGGGGACAGCATTTTCCATAGAGCGAGAGCCTAGTACTTCGATTTCATCGCTACCTGCATTGCCGATTGCTTCAATTTTTAGTCCTTCTTCTCTTTCAAGGATGAGATAGCCAACCTGCGCCCCAGCATTTTCAATCAAGATCTTCATGAGTTTAGCGAGGAGCTTTTTTAAGTCGATTTCATCGGAAAGAATTTGGAATGTCTTCACAACTGAAGCTAAATCGATTTCCATCGATCTATTTGCCATCATTGTCGTTGTACTCAGACTAGAGTAGCGATTATCAAATAACTGTGCATCTTTATGCGCAGCAAACCTGTGACTGAAAAATTGTAAATAGTTTACTTGTAAATGCTGTACCTTGGCGATCGCACCCCAACTTTGATAGCAAGAGGAAGCATCGATAAAATAAGTTTGGGCAATTTTATCTCTACCATATTGGAGATGGAACTTACCCGCCCTCTCATTGGCTAGAGCTTCTTCTTGAATATACTCATTTTTTCTTGCCCCTTTAATAGCGCGATCGTAGTATGCCATTGCTTCGATTTGCTTACCTAGTAATGCGTATCGTTCTGCTTCTACTAACTCATATTTATGTTGAAAGTTCATCGGACAATGTTTTGCCCAGCGCCGCATTTTATTCTGGTTTTTAGCAACTTGCTTAAGATAAATTTGGTGGGAAGATTTCGGCAAACTTCTGCACAAGCCTAAGCAAGCAAGGGATTGATAGAAATTATGGAGGGCAAATCCATACGCACTGACAATTGATCTCGCGAAGGGTATAGCTTGTTCAAAAGCAGGGATTGCCTCTTTGTAGTCGTAGAAGAAATAATGCGACATGCCCTTAGCGGTGCAGGTATAGTAACTGGGAATTCCATTCTTTTCTGCCAAAAAAGTGGGAAGCATCTCGAACTCGTCTATAGCTGTACCAACCAGAAATGGCATATTTTCTCCTAATCCTACAAAATTGAGGGCTAGCTGATGCCAAGCTCGGTGCTGATCAACGATCTGGGGTTGTTTGATTTTATTTAATAGTAAACCATCATAATTTTGAAAATCTTGAATAACTACCCCTAGAGGATCGCCGACAAAAAAACGATGCATACAGTAAGCCGATACACTAAAGCTAATCGCTTCATATTCTCCAAATTCAATACCGATTTGGATGGCTTGGCGTAAGTTGGGTACAGAGTCCCTGAGATGTTCTTTCCAGTGCCTCAGACAAGCTTCAAAGGCTGATATAGATAAAGAAGAACCAGCCCGAACATGATTTTGTTCGATTAATTGTAAACTAACTAAACCAATCCGATAGCTCCTTTCGATATCCTGAAAAGCAACCCAGCGAATTAATCCATAGGCTGCACCGATAATGAGTGAATCTGGTGAAACTCCATATTGAAGGATCAAATTGACAATACGGAGAATTACGATCCCCACGAGTAAAGGATTCAAATTAATCGCCGATGTTGCGATGGTAGTCATAATATAGACCGCCGCAATTTTGTAGGGATCGGTCATCGCTGGTAAAGCTGTCCAATCCTTAATTCCCCGTAAGCGAGTGCGTAGTTCTGTTCGCAGCAGTTCTATCCCAACTTGCAACTCACTCGGAAAAGGTGGAATCGGCTCACCTAAACGAATGAGGATCGAATTTACGGTTGTGGGAACTTCGTGGAATTTTCTCTGGGCGGTATAGGCATTAATCTTTACCTTGTAGGACTTAATCGTATCGAGAATATGATTGGCATGATGCATAATGCGATCGACTAAGCGATGACACTCATCAAAGTCAGTATTCAAATAGGCTGATTCTGCTGCCGCCTCATAGAGTTTTAGGGTCAGTGGATAGTGAATTTCCCATGCTGTGTCTGGTAATAGACCAATACCGATCGCTAGGTAGTTTTGGGCATCCGCATAGGCATTAGAATCTTTAGCTTTTTTGCCTGCGATCAGATTTAATTCTGCTAGGGCGAGGCGTTCTTCAGGATCGCGAATTAAGCCCATACCCATATTTAGGTGATTGGCAATCCGAAAGGCTTCCTCTTCGATCGCTAAATTTTTGCCATTTTCTTCCTTGTGATGGCAAACTTTTTTGAACAGTTGCCGACCAATTTTTAGATGGGTAACTTGTTTCTCGGATTCAGGAATCATCACATAGGCAGCCTGTTGAACCCGATCATGGAGAAATTTGTAGTCAATGAAAAAATCCTCAGAAAACTCATTTTCGGTGTCAACGATCGCAAATTTATAGTTGTTAGTTAACGGCAAGATTAATCCTTCAGTTAAAACTGGCAATAGATCTTGCAGCACTAGCCGATGGGGTCTTTCGGTGGCGATCGCAAGGGTTTGCGAATCAAAATGGTTACCAATACAGGCAGCAATTTGAATCATTTTCTGAGTGTCGGGGGTGAGCTTTTGGATTTTGTCCAACATCAAATCAACCACATTATCGGTAAAATCTGCGGACTGGATTTGGTCTAAGTTCCATTGCCAGACTCGTTTTTTTAAATCAAAATAGATTAATCCCCCTTCGTACAAGGATTTGAGAAATTCGTTAATAAAAAAAGGATTACCATCGGTTTTTTGGAAGACAATTTCAGATAGTGGTTTGATCGTTTCGCGATCGCATTTGAGCGTATCTGCAACTAATTCATCCACATCTGATTGCTCTAGGGGCAGTAGGACGATATCGTTAATAGCAGTTCCAGTGGCTGCAATCTCATTGAGCGTTAACCTTAAGGGATGAATAGCATCGACTTCATTATTACGATAGGCTCCGATAATGTAGAGAAACTGACTATCTGTGGAAGTGACGAGTAGTTCTAAAAGTTTTAAAGAGGCAGCATCAGCCCATTGGAGATCGTCTAAAAAGATCACGAGGGGATGGTTGGGTTTGGTAAAAACATGTACGAAGTTCTGAAAAACTAAATTGAACCGATTCTGAGCTTCAGTAGGCGGAAGTTCCAATACTGGGGATTGCTTGCCCACGATCTTCTCTACTTCAGGGATCACATCAATAATAATTTGGGCATTTTTTCCCAAGGCATTCAGTAATTGATCGCGCCATGTTTGGAGTTGGCTTTCAGTTTCAGTTAGCAATTGTGTGACGAGGTCGCGAAAGGCATTGACAACGGCACTATAGGGAATATTACGTTGAAACTGATCGAACTTTCCTGAAATGAAGTACCCCCTTTGTTTGGTAATTGGCTTATAGATTTCGTGAACGAGTGCGGATTTACCAATGCCAGAGAAACCCGTGACCATGATTACTTCGGCTTTCCCAAAGCGCAGACATTCAAATACCGCTAGTAATAGCCAAATTTCTAGTTCTCGACCATAGAGTTTTTGGGAAACTTGAAACTTATCGGAAATATCCTCTGTGCCTAGTACAAAATTGGTAATTTCGCCTTTAGTTTCCAATAGTTTTTTACAAAGGTTTAAATCCGCTTTTAAACCCTGAGCACTTTGATAGCGATCTTCTGCTGTTTTTGCCAATAGTTTCATGACAATATCCGAGACGACTTGGGGAATCTCAGGATTGATGCTGCATGGTGCTATGGGGATTTTGGCAATATGGCAATGGACTAACTCGACAGGATCGTTAGCAGTAAAAGGAAGTTGATCGGTGAGGAGTTCATATAGGGTTACGCCCAAAGAATAGAGATCGCTACGGTTATCAAGGGTACGGTTCATCCGACCTGTTTGCTCAGGGGACATATAGCTAAGCGTCCCTTCAAGCGTATGCGGATTACGGATGGTGGGATTTTCTCGCGACAAAATGTTTGAGATGCCAAAGTCAATAATTTTGACTTGAGATGTCCTTGGATTAAACACGATATTAGAGGGATTGATGTCTTTATGAATGACATTTGCCCCATGAATTTCGCTAAGAATATCGGCAACTTGGGCAGCGATCGCTAAAATTTCAATCAGATTAAAGCTGCGCGATTTCTTTAAGATGCGAATTGATTCTCCACCAAAATCTTCAAAGGCAATACAGCGAAACCGTTGATATTTGATAAAGCTGTAGGCTTTGACTACTCCCTCAATCTGACTGAGCCGACTACAGATTTCATATTCTAATTTGTACCTCGCGATCGCCTCAGGGGTTGGGTACTCTAATTTAAGGATTTTCAGAATGATCGGTTGATAATCGTTAGTTCGATATCCTCTATACACTAGCGATAATTCGCTTTCATAAATTAACGAATTAATTTTGTAGTCAGGAATCTCAAACATGACCTCGATTACCTCTCAAGCTTTAAGGATAAATTTTATAGCAGGTTTTTAATGGATGGATGTGCGTTGGCAAACTAACATAAGTATCTGGATGCAATTAAATCTCCCCCCCAAACCTTTAGTGCAGAAGCCGCAAATGCCACAGGTTTTCGCTCTAGTTTGTTAATTATGCCCAACTATCAATTAATTCTGCCTTTAACGGGAATTCGATAATGCCATTTGCGCGGCGCGAAGCGCCGCGCAAATGGCATTATCGAACTGACCTGCCTTTAGTTACTGCGGGGTTGGACACGCACATAAAACCTATTGCTTGGGGAAAGAGTAGGATTGCTAATGGGTTGAATTGTGTAATTGGGAGATTCTAAAGAAAACTCAAACCGATGTAATAGCGTCGCCATTGTGAGCATGATTTGCACTTCCGCCAAACCATTGCCTAGACATAAATGTGCGCCTGCCCCAAAGGGAGCAAAAGCTCCATTTTGCTTATGTTCATTTCGAGGTGGATGAAAGCGATCAATATCGAATGTATGAGGATTTGGGAAATATTGTGGTAAAAAATGCGGCACAGTCGTGGCAATGATCACATGGGTTCCTGCATCCACCCGAAAGCCTTTAAAGGCAAAATCGGCGATCGCATACCGTTGAATTGCCGTCGCCACAGGATACATCCGCAGTGTTTCCATCGCAGCCCCATGCAAAGCGCTCAGACCACGCAATCCTTCAGCATTGGGAATACCATCTTGAAATAGCCCATCAACTTCCTGTATCACTTTTGCCATGATCTCAGGAGATTTGAGTAAAGCATAAAGCATGAAGGAACAGGTATTCGCCACCGTGTCCAAACCTGCGAGATAGGGACCCACGGCGGCAGCAATCATTTCCGATTCCGATAGCAAAGGATGCGGTTGTTGGCAGTCAGTTAGTAACTCATCGATTAAATTCGGCTTTTGTCGCTTAGTCTGAGACATCCGATTTTTTTTGATCGCCAGCTTTGCTAGTTCTAGCACTCTTTTTCGCGATCGCTGATAGGAGGGCAGCCATAGCAAAAAAGATGGCAATTGCTTTACCACTGTCACATTTAAGGCAGTCTGTAAAAATCTGACTAGGTCGCCACGATAGTGACTTGGGGAGCAGTCCGCTAACAACATCCCCAATTGCTCACAGATGATTTGTTGAAAAAAGGGTAAAACTTGGACTCTTTGCCCCGATCGCAAATTTGCAGTCAGCTCAACTATTAATTGGATCGTCTCTGGAAAAGCATGAATGATTGAATTGCGCGAATAACTAGGCTGTAAAAAGCGGCGCTGTTGT from Pseudanabaena sp. Chao 1811 encodes the following:
- a CDS encoding trifunctional serine/threonine-protein kinase/ATP-binding protein/sensor histidine kinase; this translates as MFEIPDYKINSLIYESELSLVYRGYRTNDYQPIILKILKLEYPTPEAIARYKLEYEICSRLSQIEGVVKAYSFIKYQRFRCIAFEDFGGESIRILKKSRSFNLIEILAIAAQVADILSEIHGANVIHKDINPSNIVFNPRTSQVKIIDFGISNILSRENPTIRNPHTLEGTLSYMSPEQTGRMNRTLDNRSDLYSLGVTLYELLTDQLPFTANDPVELVHCHIAKIPIAPCSINPEIPQVVSDIVMKLLAKTAEDRYQSAQGLKADLNLCKKLLETKGEITNFVLGTEDISDKFQVSQKLYGRELEIWLLLAVFECLRFGKAEVIMVTGFSGIGKSALVHEIYKPITKQRGYFISGKFDQFQRNIPYSAVVNAFRDLVTQLLTETESQLQTWRDQLLNALGKNAQIIIDVIPEVEKIVGKQSPVLELPPTEAQNRFNLVFQNFVHVFTKPNHPLVIFLDDLQWADAASLKLLELLVTSTDSQFLYIIGAYRNNEVDAIHPLRLTLNEIAATGTAINDIVLLPLEQSDVDELVADTLKCDRETIKPLSEIVFQKTDGNPFFINEFLKSLYEGGLIYFDLKKRVWQWNLDQIQSADFTDNVVDLMLDKIQKLTPDTQKMIQIAACIGNHFDSQTLAIATERPHRLVLQDLLPVLTEGLILPLTNNYKFAIVDTENEFSEDFFIDYKFLHDRVQQAAYVMIPESEKQVTHLKIGRQLFKKVCHHKEENGKNLAIEEEAFRIANHLNMGMGLIRDPEERLALAELNLIAGKKAKDSNAYADAQNYLAIGIGLLPDTAWEIHYPLTLKLYEAAAESAYLNTDFDECHRLVDRIMHHANHILDTIKSYKVKINAYTAQRKFHEVPTTVNSILIRLGEPIPPFPSELQVGIELLRTELRTRLRGIKDWTALPAMTDPYKIAAVYIMTTIATSAINLNPLLVGIVILRIVNLILQYGVSPDSLIIGAAYGLIRWVAFQDIERSYRIGLVSLQLIEQNHVRAGSSLSISAFEACLRHWKEHLRDSVPNLRQAIQIGIEFGEYEAISFSVSAYCMHRFFVGDPLGVVIQDFQNYDGLLLNKIKQPQIVDQHRAWHQLALNFVGLGENMPFLVGTAIDEFEMLPTFLAEKNGIPSYYTCTAKGMSHYFFYDYKEAIPAFEQAIPFARSIVSAYGFALHNFYQSLACLGLCRSLPKSSHQIYLKQVAKNQNKMRRWAKHCPMNFQHKYELVEAERYALLGKQIEAMAYYDRAIKGARKNEYIQEEALANERAGKFHLQYGRDKIAQTYFIDASSCYQSWGAIAKVQHLQVNYLQFFSHRFAAHKDAQLFDNRYSSLSTTTMMANRSMEIDLASVVKTFQILSDEIDLKKLLAKLMKILIENAGAQVGYLILEREEGLKIEAIGNAGSDEIEVLGSRSMENAVPVSIVNFVARTLESVVLGNATQEGKFTNDDYIQLHQPKSLLCMPLINQGELAGILYLENDLVTEAFTIDRLKVLTLLSSQAAIAINNARLYSNLKLFNENLEQLVSDRTQELSQALTNLKAAQTELVESEKMAALGGLVAGIAHEINTPIGIGVTAASLIADKTQSLTNAIKNGSLKRSDLEKFMDSLQQSSMIVMSNLNRAAELIQSFKQVAVDQSSEERRSFNLKAYLEEVLLNLQPKLKRTKINVQIDCADNIILDSFPGLISQITTNLVMNSLIHAYDPNDNGTILFVISEQNQRLIFEFSDDGKGISSDNIGKIFDPFYTTKRGQGGSGLGLHIVYNLVTQKLQGSITCESQVGVGTKFIIQIPL
- a CDS encoding cytochrome P450, whose protein sequence is MIDNLWSREVNNIPLPPLVKGFPILGSSLELAKDNLGFFVKQYHEVGAIFRVRALNRQFTVIAGTEANQFVNQVGTEFLSVQDFWQDFCKELGTDNLLVSLDGDRHLQQRRFLQPSYSRNSIIHAFPETIQLIVELTANLRSGQRVQVLPFFQQIICEQLGMLLADCSPSHYRGDLVRFLQTALNVTVVKQLPSFLLWLPSYQRSRKRVLELAKLAIKKNRMSQTKRQKPNLIDELLTDCQQPHPLLSESEMIAAAVGPYLAGLDTVANTCSFMLYALLKSPEIMAKVIQEVDGLFQDGIPNAEGLRGLSALHGAAMETLRMYPVATAIQRYAIADFAFKGFRVDAGTHVIIATTVPHFLPQYFPNPHTFDIDRFHPPRNEHKQNGAFAPFGAGAHLCLGNGLAEVQIMLTMATLLHRFEFSLESPNYTIQPISNPTLSPSNRFYVRVQPRSN